The following proteins are encoded in a genomic region of Brachypodium distachyon strain Bd21 chromosome 1, Brachypodium_distachyon_v3.0, whole genome shotgun sequence:
- the LOC100821580 gene encoding DEAD-box ATP-dependent RNA helicase 32 — protein sequence MGRPQRRVVAKQTRLKEADEIRLLEAWIDAGKPLPGTKPPPPSESSAAADDDARANARKIIAKAAAGEYSEYGACTRFDELPLSQKTKDALRKARYTEMSEIQRAALPHALCGRDVLGAAKTGSGKTLAFVIPVIEKLYRERWGPEDGVGCIILSPTNDLAGQIWDVFRKVGKFHSFSGGAIVKRTGIKEEKERINSLNIIVCTPGRLVQHFDETPNFDCSNLQMLVLDEADQMLHRDFQFQVDAIISQIPKVRQTLLFSATQTKSIKDLARVSLKNPEYVSVHEQASTATPDNLEQCAMIVPLEQKLNMLWSFIKRHLKSKILVFLSSVKQVKFVYEIFKKLRPGVPLKCMHGRMKYEVQQAIVAEFNESTSVLFSTDIFARGLDIGNVDWVVQVDCPESIALYIHRVGRTARYNRKGKSLIFLCPEEERMLEKLKATESKIPIRSRKPKVEKLEQISQNIAAVLVKFPNLQQLGKRAFVTYLKSVYLQRDKEVFDLSRFSAESFAAYASSLGLPVTPKIRFVSHKKNVSKKDMEDTDVKQMQKNRKVIEINPQVNREMLADDGPDDDILKPKMPNADANIYDGIEDVLYPKMPSRDTNTESEKFEELAIRPSKKKKLKINMHRPLGTRVKYDDEGNAIDPLASLAEEVGSDDVIHKDKISQRYAEMLREMQEDDKEDKAQHKKSLHEKKLQKKMKLKRKRQEETDDVSEDSGSESDRGRNTASKGKKKYFNNSDEDDNGTKDGDLLAQQEALALKLLGQMHG from the exons ATGGGCCGGCCGCAGCGCCGCGTCGTGGCGAAGCAGACCCGTCTCAAGGAGGCCGACGAGATCCGCCTCCTCGAGGCTTGGATAGACGCCGGCAAGCCCCTTCCGGGAACCAAGCCCCCTCCCCCCTCCgagtcctccgccgccgccgacgacgacgcacGGGCAAACGCACGAAAGATAATAGCCAAGGCGGCTGCCGGGGAGTATTCGGAGTATGGCGCGTGCACGCGGTTTGACGAGCTGCCGCTGTCGCAGAAGACCAAGGACGCCCTGCGGAAGGCGCGGTACACTGAGATGAGCGAGATCCAGCGCGCTGCCCTGCCCCACGCGCTCTGCGGCCGCGATGTCCTAGGCGCGGCCAAGACCGGGTCCGGCAAGACCCTCGCCTTCGTCATCCCG GTTATAGAGAAGCTGTATAGGGAAAGATGGGGTCCGGAGGATGGCGTGGGTTGCATTATTCTGTCTCCCACTAATGATTTAGCTGGACAAATTTGGGATGTGTTCAGGAAGGTGGGAAAGTTCCATAGCTTCAGTGGCGGTGCTATTGTTAAGCGCACTGGTATCAAGGAGGAAAAAGAACGCATAAACAGCTTGAATATCATAGTGTGCACTCCTGGGCGGTTAGTCCAGCACTTCGATGAGACTCCAAACTTCGATTGCTCAAATCTCCAG ATGTTGGTGCTGGATGAGGCAGATCAAATGCTTCATCGTGATTTTCAATTCCAAGTAGACGCTATCATTTCCCAGATTCCCAAAGTTAGACAAACATTACTGTTTTCTGCTACACAGACAAAGTCAATCAAGGACCTTGCAAGGGTTAGCCTCAAGAATCCTGAATATGTTAGTGTGCATGAACAAGCTAGCACAGCCACCCCAGATAACCTTGAGCAATGTGCCATGATCGTGCCCCTTGAACAGAAGCTGAATATGCTCTGGAGCTTCATCAAAAGGCATCTAAAGTCAAAAATACTAGTCTTCTTATCAAGTGTTAAACAG GTCAAATTTGTTTATGAAATTTTCAAGAAACTTCGTCCTGGTGTTCCTTTAAAATGTATGCATGGGCGGATGAAATACGAAGTACAGCAGGCCATAGTAGCAGAATTCAATGAAAGTACTTCGGTTCTGTTCTCAACTGATATATTTGCTAGAGGATTGGACATAGGGAATGTGGACTGGGTGGTACAG GTTGATTGTCCAGAAAGCATTGCACTGTACATCCATAGAGTTGGTCGTACAGCTCGTTACAACAGGAAAGGAAAATCTCTTATATTCCTGTGCCCGGAGGAAGAAAGAATGCTTGAAAAATTGAAGGCAACTGAAAGTAAAATACCTATACGTAGTCGCAAG CCAAAAGTGGAAAAACTGGAGCAAATATCTCAGAATATAGCAGCAGTGCTAGTTAAATTTCCGAATCTGCAGCAACTGGGTAAAAGAGCTTTTGTTACCTATCTCAAGTCAGTCTACCTACAAAGAGACAAAGAGGTGTTTGATCTGAGCAGGTTCTCTGCGGAGAGTTTTGCTGCATACGCTTCTTCGCTTGGTCTTCCTGTTACCCCCAAAATCCGCTTCGTAAGCCACAAGAAGAATGTATCAAAGAAGGATATGGAAGACACTGATGTGAAACAGATGCAAAAAAACCGTAAAGTTATCGAAATAAATCCGCAGGTAAATCGTGAAATGCTTGCAGATGATGGGCCTGACGATGATATCCTTAAACCGAAGATGCCCAACGCAGATGCAAATATTTATGATGGAATTGAGGATGTCCTTTACCCCAAAATGCCCAGCAGGGACACAAATACGGAATCAGAAAAATTCGAAGA GCTGGCAATCAGGCcctcgaagaagaagaagctgaagATAAATATGCACAGGCCTTTGGGAACAAGGGTCAAGTACGACGACGAGGGCAACGCAATTGATCCTCTGGCATCTCTAGCTGAAGAAGTGGGCTCAGACGATGTGATTCACAAGGATAAAA TATCACAAAGATATGCAGAGATGCTGAGAGAAATGCAGGAGGATGACAAGGAGGACAAGGCCCAGCACAAGAAGAGTTTGCACGAGAAGAAGCtgcagaagaagatgaagctaAAGCGCAAGAGGCAGGAAGAAACAGATGACGTGTCCGAGGACAGTGGCTCGGAGTCGGACAGAGGCCGCAACACAGCATCCAAGGGTAAAAAGaagtacttcaacaacagcGACGAAGATGACAATGGCACCAAGGATGGGGACCTTCTTGCGCAGcaggaggcactggccctgaaGCTTCTAGGTCAAATGCACGGCTAA
- the LOC100835057 gene encoding polyadenylate-binding protein RBP45, whose translation MQPPYQPPMNGQHAPPQAPPQSSGPPPPPPQQQVPPPQQYYQAPPQYYQPGPPPPMWGHPQQHMPPQYAPPPQQYAPPPPHQYGPPPQQYAQPPPQQYGAQMAGGPAPGGEDIRSLWIGDLQYWMDEAYLHNAFAPMGPQQVASVKIIRNKQTGQPEGYGFIEFHSRAAAEYALASFNGHAMPNVDLPFKLNWASASAGDRRGDDGSDHTIFVGDLASDVTDSMLQEIFKASYPSVRGANVVTDRATGRSKGYGFVRFGDVNEQTRAMTEMNGVTLSSRQLRIGPAANKKNMGTQQTYSTNGYQSQSSQGNDVQNDPNNTTIFVGGLDSNIDENYLRQVFTPYGEVGYVKIPVGKRCGFVQFTSRSCAEEAINALNGTPIGGNNVRLSWGRSTQNKQAPQQDANQGNGSNYYGYQQGNDAYYGAPNAQDPSMQNYGYSGYGNYEQQQPAQQQQPPPSQQQQQQPPQQ comes from the exons ATGCAGCCGCCGTACCAGCCGCCGATGAACGGGCAGCACGCGCCCCCGCAGGCTCCGCCGCAGTCCTCTggtcctccgcctccgcctccgcagCAGCAGGTCCCCCCGCCGCAGCAGTACTACCAGGCGCCACCGCAGTACTACCAGCCGGGACCTCCGCCGCCGATGTGGGGCCATCCGCAGCAGCATATGCCTCCGCAGTACGCCCCCCCACCGCAGCAGTACGCGCCTCCGCCCCCTCACCAGTACGGGCCACCACCGCAGCAGTacgcgcagccgccgccgcagcagtaCGGAGCGCAGATGGCGGGCGGGCCCGCGCCCGGAGGCGAGGATATCAGGTCCCTGTGGATTGGAGATCTCCAGTACTGGATGGATGAGGCCTACCTCCATAACGCTTTTGCGCCCATGGGGCCGCAGCAG GTTGCCTCAGTGAAAATTATCCGCAACAAGCAAACTGGACAGCCAGAGGGTTATGGTTTTATTGAATTTCACTCTCGAGCTGCTGCAGAATATGCCCTGGCGTCCTTTAATGGGCATGCGATGCCTAATGTTGATCTGCCTTTTAAACTAAACTGGGCTTCTGCTAGCGCTGGTGATAGGCGTGGGGATGATGGTTCTGATCACACAATATTTGTTGGTGATTTGGCTTCTGATGTTACTGACTCCATGCTGCAAGAAATATTCAAAGCCAGCTACCCTTCAGTTAGAGGAGCTAACGTTGTTACCGACAGGGCAACAGGACGCTCCAAAGGATACGGTTTTGTACGTTTTGGGGATGTAAATGAGCAGACACGTGCTATGACTGAGATGAATGGTGTGACATTGTCTTCAAGGCAATTGAGGATTGGGCCTGCGGCCAACAAGAAGAATATGGGTACTCAGCAGACATATTCGACTAATG GGTACCAGTCCCAGAGCTCTCAAGGAAATGATGTTCAGAATGATCCCAATAATACTACA ATCTTTGTGGGCGGGTTAGATTCCAATATAGATGAGAACTATCTAAGGCAAGTTTTTACTCCATATGGCGAAGTTGGTTATGTGAAGATTCCTGTAGGCAAGCGTTGTGGATTTGTCCAATTTACCAGCAG GTCATGCGCTGAGGAAGCCATCAATGCGCTGAACGGGACCCCGATTGGCGGGAATAATGTTCGTCTTTCATGGGGCCGTAGTACCCAAAACAAACAG GCTCCCCAGCAGGATGCAAACCAGGGTAATGGCAGCAATTACTATGGATACCAACAGGGTAATGATGCTTACTATGGTGCACCCAATGCGCAAGATCCTAGCATGCAAAACTATGGATATTCTGGTTATGGCAAttacgagcagcagcagccagcacagcagcagcaaccaccGCCttctcagcagcagcagcagcagcccccaCAGCAG TGA